From Erigeron canadensis isolate Cc75 chromosome 8, C_canadensis_v1, whole genome shotgun sequence, one genomic window encodes:
- the LOC122611236 gene encoding 4-coumarate--CoA ligase 2-like encodes MTTNSETVFRSKLPDIYIPKHLPLHEYCFENISSFSTRPCLIDGATGHEYTFADVELTSRKVGSAFHKLGITKGDVIMILLPNSPEFVFSFLGASYIGAISTMANPFFTSAEIIKQLKASSPKMIITQSAHVAKVKDYALEKSIHMVCIDSAPEKCMHFSELTSGDETQLPEVQISPDDVVALPYSSGTTGLPKGVMLTHKGLVTSVAQQVDGENPNLWIHSEDVLICVLPLFHIYSLNSILLCGLRAGAAILIMQKFDIVPFLELIEKYKVTIGPFVPPIVLAIAKNEEVVDNYDLSSIRTVMSGAAPLGKELEDTVRAKFPNAKLGQGYGMTEAGPVLAMCLAFAKEPFEIKSGACGTVVRNAEMKIVDPDTGASLPRNQRGEICIRGDQIMKGYLNDPEATKRTIEDGWLHTGDIGYIDDDDELFIVDRLKELIKYKGFQVAPAELEALLLTHNDISDVAVVPMQDDGAGEVPVAFVVKSNGSTVTEAEIKQFVSKQVVFYKRINRVFFVDTIPKSPSGKILRKDLRAKLAAGGPN; translated from the exons ATGACCACAAACTCAGAGACCGTGTTTCGATCAAAATTACCAGACATTTACATACCAAAACATCTTCCGTTGCACGAATATTGTTTTGAGAACATCTCAAGTTTTAGTACTCGCCCGTGTTTAATTGATGGCGCAACGGGCCATGAGTACACTTTTGCTGATGTGGAGCTGACTTCACGAAAAGTTGGTTCTGCCTTTCACAAACTTGGCATAACCAAAGGTGACGTGATCATGATTCTGCTACCAAATTCGCCAGAATTTGTCTTCTCGTTCCTTGGCGCGTCTTATATTGGTGCTATCTCCACTATGGCTAACCCGTTTTTCACCTCGGCCGAGATTATTAAACAATTGAAAGCATCTAGCCCGAAaatgatcataacccaatcagCCCACGTGGCTAAAGTAAAAGACTACGCTTTAGAGAAATCAATACATATGGTTTGTATTGACTCAGCTCCCGAAAAATGCATGCACTTTTCAGAGCTGACATCCGGGGACGAGACTCAGCTCCCTGAAGTCCAGATATCCCCGGATGACGTAGTGGCATTGCCTTATTCATCGGGGACCACTGGACTACCAAAAGGAGTCATGTTAACACACAAAGGACTAGTTACAAGTGTGGCTCAACAAGTAGATGGCGAAAACCCGAACTTATGGATTCATAGTGAAGACGTGCTGATATGTGTGCTGCCATTGTTTCATATCTACTCGTTGAACTCGATATTGTTGTGTGGGCTACGTGCAGGAGCGGCTATTCTAATTATGCAAAAATTCGATATAGTTCCATTTTTGGAGCTGATTGAGAAATACAAGGTGACAATTGGCCCGTTTGTTCCGCCTATTGTTTTAGCAATCGCGAAAAACGAAGAGGTGGTCGATAACTACGATTTATCTTCGATTAGGACAGTCATGTCTGGTGCAGCTCCCTTAGGGAAAGAACTTGAAGACACTGTCAGGGCTAAGTTCCCTAATGCCAAACTTGGACAG GGTTACGGAATGACAGAGGCCGGACCAGTGCTGGCAATGTGTTTAGCTTTCGCTAAAGAGCCATTCGAGATCAAATCAGGAGCATGTGGAACAGTTGTTCGCAATGCTGAAATGAAGATAGTCGATCCAGACACGGGTGCTTCTCTCCCTAGGAACCAACGTGGCGAGATCTGTATTCGCGGTGACCAGATCATGAAAG GTTACCTAAATGATCCGGAAGCAACTAAGAGAACGATTGAAGACGGATGGTTGCACACCGGAGACATTGGGTACATTGATGACGATGATGAGCTTTTCATCGTTGATAGATTAAAGGAGTTGATTAAGTACAAGGGTTTTCAAGTCGCTCCCGCGGAGCTTGAAGCATTGCTACTTACACATAATGACATATCGGATGTTGCTGTTGTCCC AATGCAAGACGACGGTGCTGGAGAGGTTCCCGTTGCTTTTGTTGTCAAATCAAACGGATCGACAGTCACAGAAGCTGAAATCAAACAATTTGTTTCAAAGCAG GTGGTTTTCTATAAGAGAATTAACCGTGTATTTTTTGTTGACACAATTCCTAAATCACCATCTGGAAAAATTCTTCGTAAGGATTTGAGAGCAAAGTTAGCTGCTGGTGGCCCAAATTAA